One Pseudanabaena sp. FACHB-2040 genomic window carries:
- a CDS encoding transglycosylase domain-containing protein yields MTPQSPPPPPRTVLGKITQAFQAAQAQVDFSKLALKKGARNATLQVTTGDQEAVYPLLGEHYILGRSSQQSDIVVRSPIVSQVHVTLTRDRNLPGEPFVLKDRDSTNGVYRGKKKLKKTILNHGDLITLGPPELTDAVTLRYIDPPPWYVQTARYGLYGFTGLSLAVGTWIVALEWPKIPIRPLPESVQGPVVIYAQEDGQSIPLRQQVTQAHREQARISDFSPYLPRAVMASEDSRYNWHLGVDPIGTLRAALANVRGGEILEGGSTITQQLARSIYREYVGTEDSAARKIREAVVALKLETFYSKDDLMRLYLNRVFLGNNLYGFEDAARFYFDKSSADLNLSEAATLVGILPAPNAFNPVQDYEAAVDFRDRVLTRMVTLGMVSQEEARRARRTRIEISPKAREQLQSTRAPFFYSYVFDELDQVLGSSLAREGNFIVLTSLNLDMQAEAEATLREAVATAGQEQAFTEGAIVTLDTTSGAIQALVGGVDYQTSQFNRASQALRQPGSTFKVFAYASALEQGASPGQTYSCSNLVSGGQEFQGCRSGSGALDMYAAMARSENVVAIRIAEEAGLGNVIQTAERLGIESELNPTPGLVLGESEVTPLEITGSFAAIANNGIWNRPHGVMQVLDSSDCINPQDFSTCRVIYEFGQAGDGQIEALPAPVASTLVGLLQGVVQGGTGRSAFLGLGEGGKTGTTNDNRDLWFIGFVPGYNLTTGVWLGNDDNSSTDGSSGQAAAVWGNYMRQIVR; encoded by the coding sequence ATGACGCCGCAATCGCCGCCACCCCCGCCTCGTACGGTTCTGGGAAAGATTACCCAGGCGTTTCAGGCCGCCCAGGCCCAGGTTGATTTCTCTAAGCTGGCCCTCAAGAAGGGGGCTCGTAATGCCACCTTGCAGGTGACTACGGGCGACCAGGAAGCCGTTTACCCGCTGCTGGGCGAACATTACATCCTAGGGCGTAGCTCTCAGCAGAGCGACATCGTTGTGCGTAGCCCGATTGTTAGTCAGGTACACGTGACCTTGACGCGCGATCGCAACCTTCCTGGCGAGCCCTTTGTCCTCAAAGATCGGGACTCGACTAACGGAGTCTATCGGGGCAAAAAGAAACTCAAAAAGACCATCTTGAACCACGGTGACCTGATCACCCTGGGGCCACCCGAGCTGACCGATGCCGTTACACTGCGCTACATTGATCCGCCCCCCTGGTACGTGCAGACTGCTCGCTACGGTCTCTACGGCTTTACTGGGCTTTCCCTGGCAGTAGGCACCTGGATTGTCGCCCTAGAGTGGCCCAAAATCCCCATACGACCGTTGCCAGAGTCGGTGCAGGGTCCTGTCGTGATCTATGCCCAGGAAGATGGGCAGTCGATACCCCTGCGGCAGCAGGTTACCCAGGCTCATCGGGAACAGGCTCGCATCTCTGATTTTTCGCCCTATCTGCCTCGGGCCGTCATGGCCTCAGAAGACTCTCGCTATAACTGGCACCTGGGGGTTGACCCGATTGGCACCCTGCGAGCGGCGCTGGCCAACGTGCGTGGTGGCGAGATCCTCGAGGGCGGCAGCACCATTACTCAGCAGCTAGCCCGCAGTATCTACCGGGAATATGTAGGCACCGAAGATTCGGCTGCTCGTAAAATCCGCGAGGCCGTCGTAGCGCTAAAGCTAGAGACGTTTTACAGCAAAGACGACCTGATGCGGCTTTACCTGAACCGGGTGTTTTTGGGCAACAACCTGTACGGTTTTGAAGATGCTGCTCGGTTCTACTTCGACAAATCTTCCGCCGATCTCAACCTGTCAGAAGCGGCGACACTGGTGGGCATTTTGCCAGCCCCCAATGCCTTTAACCCGGTGCAAGACTACGAAGCTGCCGTTGATTTCCGCGATCGGGTGCTAACTCGCATGGTGACTCTGGGCATGGTCAGCCAGGAAGAGGCTCGCCGCGCCCGTCGTACCCGCATTGAGATCAGCCCTAAGGCCCGCGAGCAGCTACAGAGCACTCGGGCTCCCTTTTTCTATAGCTATGTCTTTGACGAGCTCGATCAGGTTTTGGGCTCCTCCCTGGCGCGAGAAGGCAATTTCATCGTGCTGACCTCGCTGAACCTGGATATGCAGGCTGAGGCCGAAGCTACCCTGCGAGAAGCTGTGGCTACCGCCGGTCAAGAACAGGCGTTTACAGAGGGGGCGATTGTCACCCTAGACACAACAAGCGGGGCGATTCAGGCACTGGTGGGTGGGGTAGACTACCAGACCAGCCAGTTTAACCGGGCCTCCCAAGCCCTGCGCCAGCCCGGATCGACCTTTAAGGTGTTTGCCTACGCCTCGGCCCTAGAGCAGGGAGCCAGTCCAGGTCAGACCTATAGCTGCAGCAACTTAGTTTCGGGGGGGCAGGAGTTTCAGGGCTGCCGCTCGGGCTCGGGGGCGCTAGATATGTACGCTGCTATGGCCCGCTCTGAGAACGTGGTGGCGATACGGATTGCCGAAGAAGCCGGTCTAGGTAACGTGATCCAGACGGCTGAGCGGTTGGGCATTGAGTCGGAGCTCAACCCCACGCCGGGGCTAGTGCTGGGGGAGAGCGAGGTCACGCCGCTGGAGATCACAGGGTCGTTTGCTGCGATCGCAAACAACGGCATTTGGAATCGGCCCCACGGCGTCATGCAGGTGCTCGACAGCAGCGACTGTATCAACCCCCAAGATTTCAGTACCTGCCGCGTGATCTACGAGTTTGGTCAGGCGGGAGATGGCCAGATTGAGGCCCTACCAGCGCCCGTCGCCAGTACTCTAGTCGGGCTGCTCCAGGGCGTGGTGCAGGGAGGCACAGGCCGCAGCGCCTTTTTAGGTCTGGGGGAAGGGGGCAAGACCGGCACCACCAACGACAACCGGGATCTGTGGTTTATCGGGTTTGTCCCCGGCTACAACCTGACTACAGGGGTTTGGTTGGGCAACGACGACAACTCTTCCACTGATGGCAGCAGCGGCCAAGCCGCTGCCGTCTGGGGGAACTACATGCGGCAAATCGTGCGCTAG